From a region of the Qipengyuania spongiae genome:
- a CDS encoding SDR family oxidoreductase, which yields MNLQDLFSLEGRVALVTGGSRGIGRMIVEGFLAAGIDRVYITARKGGELNETAEELGEKVVPIQGDISTIEGIDELVAEISGREDRLDILVNNAGAAWGVDYLEFPESGWDKVMDLNVKTPFFLTQKLHKLLTAAASADRPAKVINITSVDGQRVNPWETYSYQASKAALIHLTRRMAARLVKDHIYVTSLAPGAFPSNMNRAARDMEEQSAKGIPSKRVGDKFDMGGTAVYLASRAGDYTIGETLTVDGGIVNAHLPTHFANPEGGH from the coding sequence ATGAACCTACAAGACCTTTTCAGCCTCGAAGGGCGCGTCGCGCTCGTCACCGGCGGCAGCCGTGGTATCGGCCGGATGATCGTCGAGGGATTCCTCGCTGCCGGAATCGATCGGGTGTATATTACTGCGCGCAAGGGTGGCGAGCTGAACGAGACGGCCGAGGAGCTGGGCGAGAAGGTGGTGCCCATCCAGGGCGACATCTCGACGATCGAGGGTATCGACGAACTCGTGGCCGAGATATCCGGCCGTGAGGATCGTCTCGACATTCTCGTCAACAATGCGGGCGCCGCATGGGGCGTCGACTACCTCGAATTCCCGGAAAGCGGCTGGGACAAGGTCATGGACCTCAACGTCAAGACGCCGTTCTTCCTGACGCAGAAGCTGCACAAGCTCCTGACCGCCGCCGCCAGCGCCGACCGGCCTGCCAAGGTCATCAATATCACTTCGGTCGACGGGCAGCGGGTCAATCCGTGGGAAACCTACAGCTACCAAGCTTCCAAGGCGGCGCTGATCCACCTCACCCGGCGGATGGCTGCGCGCTTGGTGAAGGATCACATCTACGTGACCAGCCTCGCGCCCGGTGCCTTCCCGTCCAACATGAACCGCGCGGCGCGAGACATGGAGGAACAGAGCGCAAAGGGCATTCCCAGCAAGCGCGTCGGTGACAAGTTCGACATGGGTGGCACCGCCGTCTACCTCGCGAGCCGGGCCGGCGACTACACGATCGGCGAGACGCTGACCGTGGATGGCGGGATCGTGAACGCGCACCTGCCCACGCATTTCGCCAATCCGGAAGGCGGGCACTGA
- the gmk gene encoding guanylate kinase, translated as MPESDHTDDTLARRGLMFILSSPSGAGKTTISRMLLDADEEIRLSVSVTTRPPRPGEVEGTHYYFVSEAEFDRLVEEDDFYEWAHVFGYRYGTPKGRIRSALKGGQDFLFDIDWQGTQQLYQKDQQDVVRVFILPPSIAELRRRLESRATDSAQVIDARMERARSEISHWDAYDYVVINDDMAGCFAKVREILDAERMKRQRQTGLIPFVRQLMN; from the coding sequence ATGCCCGAATCCGACCATACGGACGATACCCTCGCACGGCGGGGCCTGATGTTCATCCTTTCCTCGCCCAGCGGGGCGGGGAAGACCACGATCAGCCGAATGCTTCTGGACGCCGATGAAGAGATCAGGCTCTCCGTCAGCGTGACCACTCGCCCTCCCCGACCTGGCGAGGTCGAGGGCACGCATTACTACTTCGTATCGGAAGCGGAATTCGACCGACTGGTGGAGGAAGACGATTTCTACGAGTGGGCGCACGTCTTCGGCTATCGCTATGGCACACCCAAGGGCCGGATCAGGAGCGCGCTGAAAGGCGGGCAGGATTTCCTCTTCGACATTGATTGGCAAGGCACGCAGCAACTTTATCAGAAGGATCAGCAGGACGTCGTCCGCGTGTTCATCCTGCCCCCCAGCATCGCGGAATTGCGTCGCCGGTTGGAGAGCCGCGCCACGGATTCGGCGCAGGTGATCGATGCCCGCATGGAACGCGCCCGCAGCGAGATCAGCCACTGGGACGCCTACGACTATGTCGTGATCAACGACGACATGGCCGGATGCTTCGCCAAGGTTCGCGAGATCCTCGACGCCGAACGGATGAAGCGCCAGCGTCAGACCGGACTCATCCCCTTCGTCCGACAATTGATGAACTGA
- a CDS encoding SspB family protein: MSDETPDSLIPYDAIVQEALRAVVGRVLGEIEDSGGELPGNHHFYITFKTHAPGVSVPKSLRERFPDEMTIVLQNKFWNLNVREDGFGVGLSFNQIPAELEIPYAAITQFVDPAVDFGLQFQATVADMAPASTEVPENDGAEGAAEQGAVASVKESDDGSNVVTVDFGRKK, translated from the coding sequence ATGAGCGACGAAACGCCCGACAGCCTGATCCCCTACGATGCCATCGTGCAGGAGGCCCTGCGTGCAGTCGTCGGCCGCGTCCTCGGCGAGATCGAGGATTCGGGCGGCGAACTGCCCGGCAATCACCATTTCTACATCACGTTCAAGACTCATGCTCCCGGAGTCTCCGTGCCGAAATCCCTGCGCGAGCGGTTTCCGGACGAAATGACGATCGTGCTCCAGAACAAGTTCTGGAATCTGAACGTGCGCGAAGACGGGTTCGGCGTCGGCCTCAGCTTCAATCAGATCCCGGCCGAACTGGAAATCCCCTACGCCGCGATCACCCAGTTCGTCGATCCGGCGGTCGATTTCGGGCTCCAGTTCCAAGCGACCGTTGCCGATATGGCTCCTGCTTCGACCGAAGTGCCGGAGAATGACGGGGCCGAAGGTGCGGCGGAACAGGGTGCCGTCGCGTCAGTTAAGGAATCGGACGACGGATCGAACGTCGTGACCGTGGATTTCGGTCGGAAGAAGTAG
- the hisB gene encoding imidazoleglycerol-phosphate dehydratase HisB — MRTGRIERKTAETDILVEVNLDGTGTYDVSTGIGFLDHMVEQFAKHSLIDVMLKVNGDLHVDQHHTTEDSALALGRALSQALGDKGGIARYGSAHSPMDETLARVALDLSGRPYFVWKAAFTQAKLGEWDTELIEHWFHSIAQTAGITLHCEVLYGQNNHHICEALYKGFARAMRIAVEIDPRKGGAVPSTKGQLGG, encoded by the coding sequence ATGCGAACCGGACGTATCGAGCGCAAGACCGCGGAAACCGACATTCTGGTCGAGGTCAATCTCGACGGAACAGGCACCTATGACGTGTCCACCGGGATCGGATTCCTGGACCATATGGTGGAACAGTTCGCCAAACATTCCCTGATCGACGTGATGCTGAAAGTGAACGGCGACCTCCACGTCGACCAGCATCACACGACCGAGGATAGCGCGCTCGCACTGGGGCGGGCGCTGTCGCAGGCGCTCGGCGACAAGGGCGGGATCGCGCGTTATGGCAGCGCCCATTCGCCGATGGACGAGACCTTGGCGCGCGTGGCGCTCGACCTGTCCGGGCGGCCCTACTTCGTCTGGAAGGCCGCTTTCACCCAGGCGAAGCTGGGCGAGTGGGACACCGAGCTGATCGAGCACTGGTTCCACTCCATCGCCCAGACCGCAGGCATCACGCTGCACTGCGAGGTGCTTTACGGCCAGAACAACCACCATATCTGCGAGGCGCTCTACAAGGGGTTCGCCCGCGCGATGCGCATTGCCGTGGAGATCGATCCGCGCAAGGGCGGGGCGGTGCCGAGCACCAAGGGCCAGCTTGGTGGCTGA
- the hisH gene encoding imidazole glycerol phosphate synthase subunit HisH, whose amino-acid sequence MAEIVALVDYGAGNLHSVENALRKVGAEVIVTADPETLRAADRIVLPGVGSFRACAEGLRAVDGAIEAMSERVLVGGAPFLGICVGMQLLADVGLEHGSTPGLGWISGEVRPLAPKDRDVKVPHMGWNEVAPLPHARDHAVLDAGEAYFLHSYHFQAERGADILAMTDHGGSLVAAVGRDNIAGVQFHPEKSQSYGLGLLANFLEWRP is encoded by the coding sequence GTGGCTGAGATCGTCGCGCTGGTCGATTACGGCGCCGGCAATCTCCATTCGGTCGAGAACGCGCTGCGCAAGGTCGGGGCCGAGGTAATTGTGACCGCCGATCCGGAAACCCTGCGCGCCGCCGACCGGATCGTGCTGCCGGGCGTCGGCTCCTTCCGCGCCTGCGCCGAAGGTCTGCGCGCGGTCGACGGCGCGATCGAGGCGATGAGCGAGCGCGTGCTGGTGGGCGGCGCGCCGTTTCTCGGCATTTGTGTCGGAATGCAGCTGCTCGCCGATGTCGGGCTGGAGCATGGCAGCACGCCGGGCCTCGGCTGGATTTCGGGGGAGGTCCGCCCACTCGCGCCGAAGGATCGCGACGTGAAGGTCCCGCATATGGGCTGGAACGAAGTCGCCCCGCTGCCCCATGCGCGCGACCATGCCGTGCTGGATGCAGGCGAGGCCTATTTCCTCCACTCCTACCACTTCCAGGCCGAGCGCGGGGCGGACATACTGGCGATGACCGATCACGGTGGTAGCTTGGTTGCCGCGGTAGGACGCGACAATATCGCCGGTGTCCAGTTCCATCCGGAGAAGAGCCAGAGCTACGGCCTCGGCCTGCTCGCCAATTTCCTGGAGTGGCGCCCGTGA
- the hisA gene encoding 1-(5-phosphoribosyl)-5-[(5-phosphoribosylamino)methylideneamino]imidazole-4-carboxamide isomerase codes for MIVFPAIDLKGGEVVRLAEGDMDRATVYGDDPAAQARAFAEAGATHLHVVDLDGSFAGSARNRSAVERVVEAFPGKVQLGGGIRKRGDVEGWLAAGVARIVMGSAALKDPDFVRDMAGAHPGAIVVAVDARDGMVATEGWAELSDVPVVDLARRFEDAGVAALLFTDIGRDGLLRGVNLQATVELARQVSIPVIASGGVAGIADIEALSRHREDGIEGVITGRALYDGRLDLGEALAIEGSGARPS; via the coding sequence GTGATCGTCTTTCCCGCCATCGATTTGAAGGGCGGCGAGGTGGTGCGCCTCGCCGAAGGGGACATGGACCGCGCGACTGTCTATGGCGACGACCCCGCCGCGCAGGCACGCGCTTTCGCGGAAGCCGGGGCAACCCATCTTCATGTCGTCGATCTCGACGGCTCCTTCGCCGGAAGCGCGCGCAACCGTTCGGCGGTCGAACGGGTGGTCGAGGCTTTTCCCGGCAAGGTGCAATTGGGCGGCGGCATCCGCAAGCGCGGGGACGTCGAGGGCTGGCTCGCTGCCGGAGTGGCCCGGATCGTGATGGGCAGCGCCGCTCTCAAGGACCCGGATTTCGTGCGCGACATGGCCGGCGCGCATCCCGGCGCCATCGTCGTCGCGGTCGATGCGCGCGATGGCATGGTCGCGACCGAGGGCTGGGCTGAGCTGTCCGACGTGCCGGTGGTCGATCTCGCCCGCCGGTTCGAGGATGCGGGCGTCGCGGCGCTGCTCTTCACCGATATCGGACGCGACGGGCTGCTGCGCGGCGTCAATCTGCAAGCGACGGTCGAACTTGCCCGGCAGGTGTCCATCCCTGTGATCGCCAGCGGCGGCGTTGCGGGAATAGCGGATATCGAGGCCCTGTCGCGCCACCGCGAGGACGGTATCGAGGGCGTCATCACCGGGCGCGCACTCTATGACGGGCGGCTCGACCTTGGCGAGGCGCTTGCCATCGAGGGTTCGGGAGCGCGGCCGTCATGA
- the hisF gene encoding imidazole glycerol phosphate synthase subunit HisF, with protein MTVRVRVIPCLDVADGRVVKGVNFVDLKDAGDPVEQAQAYDLAGADELCFLDISASHEGRGTLLDIVRRTAAVCFMPLTVGGGVRSVEDARALLLAGADKVAVNSAAVARPELVSEIADRFGSQCVVASVDARVGTEGSRGWEVFTHGGRRATGIDAVEHAIRLAELGAGELLVTSMDADGTKDGYDVELTRAIADAVSVPVIASGGVGTLDHLVAGITRGHASAVLAASIFHFGTHTIAEAHAALRAAGLPVRI; from the coding sequence ATGACCGTCCGCGTGCGCGTCATTCCCTGTCTCGACGTTGCCGACGGGCGGGTGGTGAAGGGCGTCAATTTCGTCGATCTGAAGGATGCCGGCGATCCGGTAGAGCAGGCCCAGGCCTACGATCTCGCCGGGGCCGACGAACTTTGTTTTCTCGATATCTCCGCCAGCCACGAGGGACGCGGAACCTTGCTCGACATCGTGCGGCGGACGGCAGCGGTGTGTTTCATGCCGCTGACCGTGGGCGGCGGCGTGCGCAGCGTCGAGGATGCGCGCGCGCTCCTGCTCGCCGGCGCGGACAAGGTGGCGGTCAACAGTGCAGCGGTCGCACGGCCCGAACTGGTTAGCGAGATCGCCGATCGCTTCGGCAGCCAGTGCGTCGTCGCCAGTGTCGATGCGCGGGTCGGCACGGAGGGCTCGCGGGGCTGGGAGGTGTTCACCCATGGCGGTCGCCGCGCAACCGGGATCGACGCGGTCGAGCATGCGATCCGCCTCGCCGAACTTGGCGCGGGAGAGTTGCTCGTCACCTCGATGGATGCCGACGGGACCAAGGATGGCTACGATGTCGAGCTTACCCGCGCGATCGCCGATGCAGTGTCGGTGCCGGTGATTGCCAGTGGCGGCGTGGGCACGCTCGACCATCTGGTGGCGGGCATCACCCGCGGCCATGCGAGCGCGGTGCTTGCCGCCTCGATCTTCCATTTCGGAACGCACACCATCGCCGAGGCGCATGCCGCCCTGCGCGCGGCCGGGCTGCCTGTGCGGATCTAG
- a CDS encoding phosphoribosyl-ATP diphosphatase — protein sequence MSPAMDTLARLAKTIAARRGADAGSSYVARLLAGGPPAIARKVGEEAVETVIAALSQGTDELRDEAADLLFHLLVLLEARGVAFADVLAELDRREGVSGLDEKAARSAERSD from the coding sequence ATGAGCCCGGCCATGGACACGCTGGCCCGCCTCGCAAAAACCATCGCCGCACGGCGCGGCGCCGATGCCGGCAGCAGCTATGTGGCACGGCTGCTTGCCGGCGGACCGCCCGCGATCGCGCGCAAGGTGGGGGAGGAAGCGGTCGAGACCGTGATTGCCGCACTCTCGCAAGGAACGGACGAACTGCGCGACGAGGCGGCCGATCTGCTGTTCCATCTGCTGGTCCTGCTCGAGGCGAGGGGCGTGGCTTTCGCCGACGTTCTTGCCGAACTCGACCGGCGGGAAGGTGTGTCGGGCCTCGACGAGAAGGCGGCGAGAAGTGCGGAAAGGAGCGACTGA
- a CDS encoding histidine triad nucleotide-binding protein, with protein sequence MPIDATEPYDADNIFAKILRGEIPSSKVYEDEWAYAFEDINPQAEIHTLVIPKGEYVSWDDFSMSASAEEIAGFVRAVGKVARDKGLVEPGYRLLANVGAHGGQEVPHFHVHIFGGQPLGRMIA encoded by the coding sequence ATGCCGATCGATGCGACCGAGCCCTACGATGCGGACAACATCTTCGCGAAGATCCTGCGGGGCGAGATCCCGTCGTCCAAGGTCTATGAAGACGAATGGGCCTATGCCTTCGAGGACATCAATCCGCAGGCCGAGATCCATACCCTCGTCATTCCCAAGGGTGAGTATGTCAGCTGGGACGATTTCAGCATGAGCGCGAGCGCCGAGGAAATCGCCGGCTTCGTCCGCGCTGTCGGCAAGGTCGCGCGGGACAAGGGACTGGTCGAGCCGGGCTATCGCCTGCTGGCCAATGTCGGCGCGCATGGCGGGCAGGAAGTCCCGCATTTTCATGTGCATATCTTCGGCGGTCAGCCGCTTGGCCGGATGATCGCCTGA
- a CDS encoding YbgC/FadM family acyl-CoA thioesterase, which translates to MPIVPEPGPRLPGGTIHGARHFYAVRVYYEDTDLSGITYHANYLRWFERARSDLLRMLDIDQRAAIEAGGGAYAVSEIELKYLRPAKLDDDVVIETRCTEMGAASCRMHQRAFRGDQLLTEARLRVGFVSPEGRPVRQPAAWRKAFAQFMEETATV; encoded by the coding sequence ATGCCGATCGTCCCCGAGCCCGGCCCCCGGCTTCCGGGTGGCACGATCCATGGGGCGAGGCATTTCTATGCCGTGCGCGTCTATTATGAGGATACCGATCTGTCCGGCATAACCTACCATGCCAATTATCTGCGCTGGTTCGAACGCGCCCGGTCCGACCTGCTACGGATGCTCGACATCGATCAGCGCGCCGCGATCGAAGCGGGCGGGGGTGCCTACGCCGTGTCCGAGATTGAACTGAAATACCTCCGCCCCGCGAAACTCGACGACGATGTGGTGATCGAGACGCGCTGCACCGAAATGGGCGCGGCGAGCTGCCGGATGCACCAGCGCGCCTTTCGCGGAGACCAATTGCTGACCGAGGCGCGGCTGCGCGTCGGTTTCGTCAGTCCCGAAGGTCGCCCCGTCCGCCAGCCCGCCGCGTGGCGCAAGGCTTTCGCTCAATTCATGGAAGAGACCGCAACCGTATGA
- the tolQ gene encoding protein TolQ, with translation MTSLGFLAPAAIAAPTRLDPVQLFLDADIIVQLVMAGLLLASIWTWMIIVSFSLRIRRLRSATRTYEEDFWQAENYDRFMSERGRKDLPPSRVAGAGVGEWRRSTKGGVKDREGVRTRVASAMESQVAGEADTLSDRLNFLATTGSVAPFVGLFGTVWGIMNSFFQIGSQESSSLAVVAPGISEALFATAIGLFAAIPAVIAYNRFSHAVNSYEARLQRFADKLAATFSRQLDGL, from the coding sequence ATGACATCGCTTGGCTTTCTCGCTCCGGCTGCCATCGCTGCCCCGACCCGGCTCGATCCGGTCCAGCTGTTCCTCGATGCCGACATCATCGTCCAGCTGGTGATGGCCGGGCTGCTGCTGGCAAGCATCTGGACCTGGATGATCATCGTCAGCTTCTCGCTGCGGATACGGCGCCTGCGGAGCGCGACCCGCACTTACGAGGAGGATTTCTGGCAGGCGGAGAATTACGACCGCTTCATGTCCGAACGCGGGCGCAAGGACCTGCCGCCCTCCCGCGTAGCCGGGGCAGGCGTCGGCGAATGGCGCCGCTCGACCAAGGGCGGGGTTAAGGATCGCGAGGGTGTGCGGACGCGCGTCGCCTCGGCAATGGAAAGCCAGGTCGCGGGCGAGGCGGACACGCTCTCGGACCGGCTCAACTTCCTCGCCACCACGGGTTCGGTCGCGCCGTTCGTGGGGCTGTTCGGCACCGTCTGGGGCATCATGAACAGCTTCTTCCAGATCGGTTCGCAGGAAAGTTCGTCGCTTGCCGTGGTCGCGCCTGGCATTTCCGAGGCACTTTTCGCCACGGCGATCGGTCTTTTCGCGGCAATTCCCGCAGTTATCGCGTACAACCGCTTCAGCCATGCCGTGAACAGCTACGAGGCGCGCCTTCAGCGTTTCGCCGATAAGCTGGCGGCGACATTCAGCCGTCAGCTGGACGGCCTTTGA
- a CDS encoding ExbD/TolR family protein, with the protein MAMGIASGTRRRGRGRNRAPMAEINVTPLVDVMLVLLIIFMVTAPLMTAGVPIDLPDSRANALDNESDQLTISIDADGFVYIDDQQIEIGGLPQALADLPRGAEGPDITLRADRALDYGRVMAVMGELNRAGLNRISLVTNGSSVEP; encoded by the coding sequence ATGGCCATGGGAATTGCATCGGGCACAAGGCGCCGCGGGCGGGGCAGGAACCGCGCGCCGATGGCCGAGATCAACGTCACCCCGCTGGTCGACGTCATGCTGGTGCTGCTGATCATTTTCATGGTCACTGCCCCGCTGATGACGGCGGGCGTGCCGATCGATCTGCCCGACAGCCGGGCCAATGCGCTCGACAACGAATCGGATCAGCTCACCATCAGCATCGATGCCGACGGTTTCGTCTATATCGACGACCAGCAGATCGAGATCGGCGGCCTGCCACAGGCGCTCGCCGACCTGCCGCGCGGAGCCGAGGGGCCGGACATCACGCTGCGGGCGGACCGTGCGCTCGATTACGGGCGAGTGATGGCGGTGATGGGCGAACTAAACCGCGCCGGGCTCAACCGCATATCCCTGGTCACAAACGGTTCATCGGTGGAGCCATAG
- a CDS encoding energy transducer TonB, which produces MGERTFSGEERIGLFVAAVLHLALVLVLLLQPSKREEIIPVERMTVNLAEDVGMEATAPDPVPESRAAIAPTIADTPAPAPEPVAQLEPQPVPQPVQQPVRRPVERTRPAPAPTRPAQAQPRRRPDPPRAERPAPEQPRQAQPRPAPSRPAERSGGSRIGDNFLAGAGDSTRSSETRTPASQIGASAKASLVQAISRRIKPHWSPPNGPEVEEITTFLRFRLNENGSLAGRPEVVRQTGVNDVNRAQASRHAEQAIRAVQLAAPFSDLPEEYYEAWKLVGPFSFDWRLAQ; this is translated from the coding sequence ATGGGAGAACGCACATTCAGCGGAGAGGAACGCATCGGCCTGTTCGTGGCTGCGGTGCTGCATCTCGCGCTGGTGCTCGTCCTCCTTCTCCAGCCGAGCAAGCGCGAAGAGATCATCCCGGTCGAGCGCATGACGGTCAACCTTGCCGAGGATGTCGGCATGGAAGCGACCGCGCCCGACCCGGTGCCCGAAAGCCGCGCCGCTATCGCGCCGACCATCGCCGACACGCCGGCACCGGCGCCCGAACCGGTGGCGCAGCTCGAACCGCAACCTGTGCCACAGCCGGTCCAGCAGCCCGTGCGCCGTCCAGTGGAACGCACCCGCCCCGCACCGGCGCCCACGCGCCCGGCGCAGGCCCAGCCCCGCCGCCGCCCCGATCCGCCGCGGGCCGAGCGTCCTGCGCCCGAACAGCCGCGCCAGGCCCAGCCGCGCCCCGCGCCCTCGCGCCCTGCCGAGCGCAGCGGCGGCTCGCGCATTGGCGATAACTTCCTCGCCGGAGCGGGCGACAGCACCCGGTCGAGCGAAACCCGCACTCCCGCCTCGCAGATCGGCGCAAGCGCCAAGGCCTCTCTGGTTCAGGCGATCTCGCGGCGGATCAAGCCGCACTGGTCGCCGCCCAACGGCCCCGAGGTGGAGGAGATCACCACCTTCCTGCGTTTCCGGTTGAACGAGAACGGTTCGCTCGCCGGACGCCCCGAGGTGGTGCGTCAGACCGGCGTCAACGACGTGAACCGGGCACAGGCATCGCGCCACGCAGAACAGGCGATCCGCGCCGTGCAGCTTGCTGCCCCGTTCTCCGACCTGCCGGAAGAATATTACGAAGCCTGGAAGCTTGTCGGCCCGTTCAGCTTCGATTGGAGATTGGCCCAGTGA
- the tolB gene encoding Tol-Pal system beta propeller repeat protein TolB, whose amino-acid sequence MKTTIIAFAALLAAPAMAQTAPQNSSRDLGAPIPEGGEVETVEESQGLTGSVSFEGNLDDLGIAIPAFATDRDGPTPANSQGTAALGTELARVITSDLRNNGLFKPTGPDSLPRPTYPEITAPNFATWSNRGAEMLVQGYVRARGDGRLTIGCYLYDMQLRSELVREGWVVPPADWRRAAHKCADLVYSRLTGESPFFDSRIAYIAETGPKDNRTKRLAIMDSDGANHRFITTGQSTALTPRYSPDYRKLVYLSYVDGNPRIYVYDIGTGSQTLVTQSANPTFAPRWSPDGRWILYSMAVGGNTDIYRVSASGGGRSEKLTDAPGIDIGGSYSPDGNRIVFESDRSGVQQCYVMDADGSNQRRISFGSARCATPEWSPRGDQIAFTNTSNFNVSVMSPSGGNVRRLTSGWQDEAPTWSPNGRIVQFFRTERNTGSTSLWQVDLTGENLRELPTPVDASDPAWGPILP is encoded by the coding sequence ATGAAGACAACCATCATCGCCTTCGCCGCCCTGCTCGCCGCGCCGGCGATGGCGCAGACGGCTCCGCAGAATTCGAGCCGCGATCTCGGCGCACCGATCCCAGAGGGCGGCGAGGTCGAGACCGTCGAGGAAAGCCAGGGTCTGACCGGATCGGTCAGTTTCGAAGGCAATCTCGACGATCTCGGCATCGCCATCCCTGCCTTCGCGACCGATCGCGACGGACCCACTCCGGCCAACTCGCAAGGGACCGCCGCGCTCGGAACGGAGCTTGCGCGGGTCATCACCTCCGACCTGCGGAACAACGGTCTGTTCAAGCCGACCGGGCCGGACTCGTTGCCACGCCCGACCTATCCCGAAATCACCGCGCCTAATTTCGCGACCTGGTCCAATCGCGGAGCGGAGATGCTGGTGCAGGGTTATGTCCGCGCGCGGGGCGACGGGCGGCTGACGATCGGCTGCTACCTCTACGACATGCAGCTGCGCAGCGAACTGGTGCGCGAGGGCTGGGTGGTCCCACCCGCCGACTGGCGCCGGGCCGCGCACAAATGCGCTGACCTCGTCTATTCGCGCCTGACCGGGGAAAGCCCGTTTTTCGACAGTCGCATCGCCTACATCGCCGAGACGGGACCGAAGGACAATCGCACCAAGCGGCTCGCCATCATGGACAGTGATGGCGCCAACCATCGTTTCATCACCACCGGCCAGTCGACCGCGCTGACGCCGCGTTATTCGCCCGATTACCGCAAGCTCGTCTATCTGAGCTATGTCGACGGCAATCCGCGCATTTATGTCTATGACATCGGCACAGGCAGCCAGACGCTGGTGACACAGAGCGCCAACCCGACCTTCGCTCCGCGCTGGAGCCCGGATGGGCGCTGGATTCTTTATTCGATGGCGGTCGGCGGCAACACCGACATCTATCGCGTCTCGGCCAGCGGCGGTGGCCGCAGCGAGAAGCTGACCGATGCGCCGGGCATCGATATCGGCGGGTCCTATTCGCCCGATGGCAACAGGATCGTGTTCGAGAGCGATCGCTCGGGCGTGCAGCAGTGCTACGTGATGGACGCCGACGGATCGAACCAGCGGCGCATCAGCTTCGGCAGCGCGCGCTGCGCGACGCCGGAATGGAGCCCGCGCGGCGACCAGATCGCCTTCACCAACACCAGCAATTTCAACGTCTCGGTGATGAGCCCCAGCGGAGGCAATGTCCGGCGGCTCACCAGCGGATGGCAGGACGAGGCGCCGACCTGGTCGCCCAACGGCCGGATCGTCCAGTTCTTCCGGACCGAACGCAACACCGGCAGCACCTCGCTGTGGCAGGTCGACCTGACGGGCGAGAACCTGCGCGAATTGCCGACACCTGTCGATGCTTCGGACCCGGCATGGGGACCGATCCTGCCCTGA
- the pal gene encoding peptidoglycan-associated lipoprotein Pal, which translates to MTTRKIAFALATGTLALAACSKKAPEQLPPAPQQQGTTTPTPTTTAPNNGPGTQQHFLQTVGQTNTVIYFGLDQYNVDAEDQRILQTQAQYFSQYPNVTFTIEGHADERGTREYNLALGERRANAAKNYLVSVGIPANRIRTISYGKERPVAMGSNEQAWAQNRRAATVVIN; encoded by the coding sequence ATGACGACACGTAAGATCGCTTTCGCACTCGCCACCGGCACGCTGGCGCTTGCCGCCTGTTCGAAGAAGGCACCCGAGCAGCTTCCGCCCGCTCCGCAGCAGCAGGGCACAACCACCCCGACGCCGACCACCACCGCGCCGAACAACGGCCCCGGGACGCAGCAGCATTTCCTCCAGACCGTCGGCCAAACCAACACCGTGATCTATTTCGGGCTCGACCAGTACAATGTCGATGCCGAGGACCAGCGCATTCTGCAAACGCAGGCGCAGTACTTCTCGCAGTACCCGAACGTGACCTTCACCATCGAAGGCCATGCAGACGAGCGCGGCACGCGCGAATACAACCTTGCCCTCGGTGAGCGCCGCGCAAACGCCGCGAAGAACTATCTGGTCTCGGTCGGCATTCCGGCCAACCGCATTCGCACGATCAGCTACGGCAAGGAACGCCCCGTGGCGATGGGCTCGAACGAGCAGGCCTGGGCGCAGAACCGCCGCGCTGCGACTGTCGTGATCAACTGA